One Sulfoacidibacillus ferrooxidans genomic window, TTCTGCAGCAGAGATGGCGAGCCGTGCAGGTAGTGGATTGACTATCGATGTAGCGCAAGTACCTTGTCGCGAAAGTGGCATGAACCCCTATGAGATTATGCTATCGGAGTCGCAAGAGCGCATGCTTGTGGTCATGCAGCAAGGACAAGAAGAAGTGGCTACAACCATTTTTGAAAAATGGAATTTACACGCGACGGTGATTGGCCAAGTAACTGATGACCAGATGTTGCGCGTATTGGAGCATGGGGACGTGGCGGCAGAGATTCCTGTTTTTGCACTGGTAGATGAAGCTCCTGTATTAGATCGACCTGCACTGCGCCCTGATTATCTAGATGCACTACAAGGCGCGCCACAGATCACTGAGTTAGGGGATGTAGTGGAGAAGTTGTGTGCACTGTTAGCGCGACCTACGATTGCAAGTAAAGAGTGGGTGTATGATCAGTACGATTCGATGGTGCGCACAGAAACGTTTGTTCGGCCGGGGTCCGATGCCGCTGTGGTGGGGATTCCAGGTACGCAAAAGGCGATTGCACTTGTGACAGATGGCAATGGCCGACACGTATATCTTGATCCCTATACAGGTGGGCTTAGGGCAGTTGCTGAGGCAGCGCGTAATATCGTATGCACTGGGGCACAACCATTAGCTGTAACGGATTGCTTGAATTATGGGAATCCAGAAAAGCCGGAGATTTTCTATCAACTCGAGCGTTCTGCAGATGGTTTATCTAAAGCTTGTGAGGCATTTGGGACGCCTGTCATTAGCGGCAATGTATCGCTCTATAACGAATCACATGGCGTAGATATTTACCCGACTCCGGTCATTGGTATGGTGGGATTGTTAGAGGACAGATCACAACTCATCACAAGTGCATTTCGCACAGCAGGGGATGAGATCTTTGTTCTAGGTGATTTAGAACGGATGCAAACAGCCGGACTGGGTGGATCTGAATACCTTTTTCTAGAAGGCGTTGATCAAGCGTTACAGTATCGATTGCCAGAAATTCATTTAGAAGCAGAGCTGGCTCTACAAAAATGCATGCTTGCATTGGCAAAAGAGAATCTCGTCCAATCGGCACACGATGTGTCAGATGGTGGTCTTCTAGTGGCCATCGCTGAGTCTGCGATGGCAGGAAATCTTGGAGCAAAGATCCAACTGAATGTAAGCCGTACGAATGCTGACCATGTTCTGTCAAATGAAGAAGTATTGTCGCTTTTCTTTGGAGAGGGCGCGAGTCTGATCGTGCTAACAGCAAAAGCAGGAAGCAAAGAGTTGATCGCGCGTATTGCTGCAACACATAGTGTACCACTGTTGCATGTGGGCAGTATAGAGGATTCTTCACATATTCATGTATCCATTGGCGATAAAGTCTACATGCAAGCACCAATAGAGCGACTTCAAGCAGCATGGCGAGGAGCGATTACATCATGGATGAAGCGTTAGACATGTTTGACAAAATGCATGAGGAATGTGGCGTTTTTGGGATTTTCGGTCACGAGCAGGCCGCACAGCTTTCTTATTATGGGCTATATGCTTTGCAACACAGGGGTCAAGAGAGCGCAGGAATTGCTGTGATTGATGGACACACGATGCACAGTCATCGTGGAATGGGGTTAGTGACAGAAGTATTTTCTGGTGATCGCTTACAAACATTGCCTGGATATGCTGCAGTGGGACATGTGCGGTACTCGACTACTGGTGAGAGTTCGATTCGCAATGCGCAGCCGCTTGTCTTTGATTTTCGGCAAGGCAATATCGCGCTTGCACACAATGGCAATCTCGTCAACGCACGGCAAATTCGCGATATTTTAGAACATCAGGGAAGTATCTTTCAATCGACAAGTGATACAGAAGTTGTAGCGCACTTGATCGCGCGAGGAATGTATAAGACGATTTCAGAGAATGTTCGCGAGAGCATGTCAATGTTAAAGGGTGCATATGCATTCGTCATTCTAACCGATCATGAGCTCATCGCTATGCGCGATCCACAAGGATTGCGGCCTATGGCACTTGGCCAATTGGATGGAGCTTACGTAGTAGCTTCCGAAACCTGTGCATTTGATACCATTGGCGCGACGTTTATTCGGGACATTGAGCCAGGTGAAATGCTGATTATCGATGATCAAGGCTTGCATGAGCAACGTTTTTCTGAATCATCGCGAAAGGCGTTATGTACATTTGAATACATTTATTTTGCTCGACCTGATAGCGACATCGACGGGTTCAATGTGCATATGGTGCGCAAACAACTCGGTAAACTTCTCGCACATGAGTCGCCAGTAGAGGCTGATGTAGTTATTGGCGTTCCTGATTCTAGCATTTCTGCGGCCATAGGCTATGCAGAAGAAGCACATTTGCCCTATGAAATTGGCTTGATTAAAAATAAATACAGTGGGCGAACTTTTATTCAGCCATCTCAGGAATTGCGGAGTTTAGGTGTTCGTTTAAAGCTAAGTGCCGTGAAAAAAATCGTTGCAGGTAAGCGTGTGGTCATGGTTGACGATTCGTTAGTTCGCGGTACCACAAGTGCGCGTCTTGTCAGTCTCTTGCGTGAAGCAGGGGCAACAGAAGTGCATGTTCGGATCTCTTCACCACCTGTGCGACACTCTTGCTTTTATGGAATCGACACATCAGCGCGCGAAGAGTTGATCGCTTCTAAACAGACGATAGCAGAAATTCAAGCGTTTATTGGAGCAGATAGTTTGGCCTATATGGAGGAAGCGACGATGCTCTCGGCATTTGGTGTGAAGGCAAATGAGAAACACGGTTTCTGTAATGCTTGTTTTACGGGCATGTATCCTACAGAAATATACCCGAGTTCTAAAACGATGCTAGAAGAGCGTGGAAAACAACCAGTAGAAAGGTAGGAGCATATGGCAGATATGTATCGAGCGGCCGGTGTCGATATTGACGCTGGCAATGAGACGGTAGAGCGCATTAAGCCACATGTGTTGCGCACGTTACGCAAAGAAGTGCTTGGGGGCATCGGTTCGTTTGGTGGTGGGTTCTTGTTTCCAAGTGATCGCTATCAGGAACCTGTACTTGTGTCTGGAACAGATGGCGTAGGGACAAAGTTGAAACTCGCTTTTGCGCTACATCAGCACGATACAATAGGCATAGATGCCGTTGCGATGTGCGTCAATGATATCTTAACTTCTGGAGCGGAACCACTCTTTTTTCTTGATTACTTTGCAACGGGCAAGTTACATCCAGAAGTTGCAGAGCAAGTCGTAAAAGGGATCGCTGATGGTTGCGTGGCATCAGGTGCCGCACTCATTGGTGGTGAGACTGCCGAAATGCCTGGAATGTATGGAGCGGGCGAGTACGATATTGCTGGGTTTGCTGTAGGTGTCGTGGAACGCGAGATGATGATCGATGGACATCTCGTTCAAGCAGGTGATCAAGTGATCGGCTTGGCTTCATCAGGACCACACTCCAACGGATATTCTCTTATTCGTAAATTAGTTGAGGATCATGGTCATTTCTATGATGAACCTTTTGGCGATGGCACAAAAACCCTTGGTCAGGAGTTACTCACTCCAACAAAAATATATGTAAAGTCAATCTTATCCTTATTGTCCACTGTATCCATACATGCCATGGCCCATATTACGGGTGGTGGGTTGTTAGAAAATATTCCTCGCGTGCTACCCGAAGGACTTGGCTGTGTTCTCGATCAGTCTGCATGGCCTGTGCCGCCGATCTTTCAATGGCTACAAAGTTTGCAGGAGATGGATGAACAAACGCTTTTTCGCACATGGAATATGGGCATAGGGTTTGTATTAGTCGTTTCGCGCACAGATGCAGTGCGGGTTGTGGAGGCACTTTCACACCTTGGAGAAGCAGCGTTCATCATTGGGCAGATTGAGTCTGGAGTATCTGGTGTCATCCTAACGTCAGACAAGAATTTGCGATGAAGACAGTCCAAATTGCCGTTTTCGCTTCTGGCGAGGGGACAAACTTTCGGCGTCTAGTGGAGAGTGAGCGTGCAGATGAGCTTGGCTGTGGGCATATCGCACTTTTGGTGAGTGATAAGCCGCATTCAGGTGCCGTTTCCTATGCAAGAGAGATGGGGATTGCCACGTTTGCACATACGCACAAGGAACTTCTTGGAAAAGAACAGTGGGAACTGGCTATATTGGAGGAAATGCAAAAACGCACCATTGATCTCATCGTGTTAGCTGGCTATATGCGTATCATTGGGACAAAGGTTATTGAAGCGTACACAAAGCGCATGATCAATCTACACCCGTCTCTATTGCCTGCATTTAAGGGACTGGATGCTATTGGGCAGGCACTTGCGGCGCAAGTCAAAGAAACAGGTGTAACCATTCATTATGTAGATGCAGACCTTGATGCAGGTCCTATCATTGCACAGCAGAGAGTTCCATTGGAACCATCTGATACGTATGAACAAGTAGCTAGACGTATTCAACGTGTCGAGCATGAGTTACTACCGCGGGTGGTCAAACAGTGGTGTGAAAAGGAGACTAGATGATGGCAAGAGCATTAATTAGCGTCTCAGATAAAACGGGCATTGTACAATTAGCGCAAACTTTAGAGGCGGCAGGTGTGGAGATCGTATCGACAGGCGGTACCTTTCGAACACTATCGCAAGCAGGTATTGCTGTACAAGAAGTTTCTCAAATCACTGGCTTTCCTGAAATGATGGATGGACGCGTCAAGACGCTACATCCACTTATTCACGGAGGGCTACTTGCATTGCGCGACAATGAAGAGCATATGCAAGCTGCGAAAGAACATCATATTGAGATGATTGATTACGTGATTGTCAATTTATATCCGTTTTCAGCAACGATTGCAAGAGCAGATGCAACGCTAGAAGAAGCTATTGAAAATATTGATATTGGTGGACCCAGCATGTTACGTGCTGCTGCGAAAAATCACGCATATGTCATCGTCTTGGTCGATCCAAGTGATTACGGGTGGGTTGGAGAGCGCCTGGCCGCGGGGGAAGGTTTTACGCAAGATGAACACTTTGCGCTTGCCGCAAAGGTATTTCGCCACACGGCAGCTTATGATGCACTGATTGCAGAGTACCTGACGAGACAAGCAGGAGAGGTGTTTCCAGAATCCATCTCACTGACGTATACAAAGGCACAGACTCTCCGGTACGGTGAGAATCCACACCAGCAAGCGGCGTTTTATACTTCGACGCAAAAGGTATATCCTTCGCTACAAACGGCTGTGCAAAAGCAAGGTAAGGAATTATCGTATAACAATATTCAAGATGCTAATGCTGCGCTATCGCTATTGCTTGAATTTAATGAACCAACAGTGGTTGCAGTGAAACATATGAATCCATGTGGCGTGGGGACAGGTCGCGATGCACATGAAGCATTTGTACGTGCGTATGAAGCAGACCCTATTTCTATTTTTGGTGGCATTGTAGCTTGTAATCGCATCATCGATGCAGATGTGGCTAAGCCACTGACGGAACTCTTTTTAGAGATTGTTATGGCACCTGGTTTTACTGAAGATGCTCTTGCGATTCTCGCTAAAAAGAAAAATGTCCGAGTACTTGAGCTTGGTGAGTTTGTGGAAGATCGGACATCTTCTGCTGAACATACGTTGCGCGATGTGCGTGGCGGATTACTAGTTCAGGAGTCTGATGTACGTGCATTAACACCTGCAGATATAACGGTGGTCACACATCGTGCGCCGACAGAAGAAGAGCTAAGCGAGTTGTTATTTGCTTGGAAAATTGTAAAACACGTCAAGAGTAATGCCATTGTTCTCACGAAAGATCACCAAACGGTTGGAGTCGGAGCAGGGCAGATGAATCGCGTGGGTGCAGCGAACATTGCGATCGCACAGGCGGGGGATCAAGCCGCAGGTTGTGCACTTGCTTCCGATGCGTTTTTCCCGATGCCAGATACGCTTGAAGCGGCAGCAAAGGCAGGCATTCGCGCTGTGATTCAACCTGGCGGTTCAATCAAAGATCAGTTGTCTATCGATGTGGCTAATGAATACGGAATTGCGATGGTATTCACCGGGGTACGGCATTTTCGTCATTAGAAAGGCGCAAGTCAAGAGGAGTGAGCATGTGAAGGTTCTCGTGATTGGCAGTGGTGCACGCGAGCATGCGATCGTTCGCAAACTTGTCTTAGATGCAAGAAAAGATTCGAGTGCGCGCGAGGTGTTTGTGTATGCGGCACCAGGGAATCCAGGGATAGGGATGTATGCTACGTGTGTGCAAATTGAAGTGACAGATATCGAACGTTTACTTGCATTTGCTATCGAACAGAAGATCGACTTAACGGTTGTGGGACCCGAGGCACCACTTGCGCTCGGGATCGTGGATCGATTTTTGGCGGCTGGTCTGCGCGTATTTGGCCCAACGAAAGAAGCGGCTAAGTTAGAATCAAGCAAAGCGTTTGCGCGTGAACTCGCAGAGCGGGCAGGTATACCTTCTCCTCATTTTAAGACTTTTTCTGATCCAGGCGCAGCGTGCAACTATGTGGAGAGCCTTACTGGTCCGATTGTTGTAAAAGCGGATGGACTTGCAGCAGGAAAAGGTGTTGTTATTGCAAACACAAGCGACGAGGCACAGAAGGTCATTTTGACGCTGATGGAAGAACACGCGTTTGAAGGTGCGGGAGATACTGTGGTTATTGAGCAATTTCTCGTGGGACGCGAGGTATCTGTGATGGCATTTGTCGATGATTCTGGATATGCTTTGATGCCGTTGATTGAAGATCATAAACAACTGTATGCGGAAGATAGGGGTCCAAATACGGGTGGTATGGGAACGTATGGTCCTGTCGACTTTGTGGGGGAAGATGCCCTACAGAAAATTCGTGCACAGGTATTTGATCGCGTATTGATGCAGTGCCGCAAAGAAGGCATCATATTTCGTGGAGTGCTGTTCGCAGGACTGATGATGGTTGACGGAGAACCGAATCTCATTGAATTTAATGTGCGCTTTGGCGATCCAGAGACGCAAGTCGCATTAGAGTTGTTAGAGACGGAGTTACTTTCTATTTTTGAGGCAGTTAGTGATGATCGAATGAATCAAACACCTATCCATTTTGCTGCAGATTCTGCGATTTGTGTAGTATTAACGTCTGCTGGTTATCCGGAATCGCCACGCAAAGGGGATGTTATTACAGGAATTGACGCTAGCCAAGATAGTGAATTTGTGTATACTTTACACGCAGGCACTCGTTTCAGTGAGCGTTCTTCAGATCTTGTCACGCATGGTGGTCGCGTACTATGCGTTGTTGCAAGAGGAGAATCGCTTGCGTTGGCGCGTCATCGCGCTTATGAACGTATTGCAACTATCTCTTTTATGGGCAAACATTATCGCGATGATATAGGGTTGCGAGAGTAGTGAGTGCATCAAGGCCTGACATGATATGTGGAGTTTTTGTGGATGATGAACCAAGGACATACTTCTAACCGTCTGTTTGCTTTGGCTGTGTTGATAGGTGGCGCTAGCTATGGATGCGTTTCACCTGTTGTGAAGATCGCGTATCATCATGGTTTTTCTGCTAGTGACGTGACTGCAGGACAATTTTATTATGCGATGATTATTTTGTGGGTGATCAGTTTAATTGCTGCTAAAGGTAAGCTGAGTTTTCGCGGGATTTCTCCCATGGACATATGGCGCATGATTGCACTTGGGTTACTTGGAACTGGAACTGCAATCTTTTATTACCGTGCACTGACCGTTTTGCCTGCTTGGCTCGCTATCATTCTATTATTTCAATTCTCTTGGATCACCTTTGTGATTGATTATCTCGTGCGTCGTAAAATCCCAACACATTGGCAGTGGTATGGAATCGTGCTTATTGTTTTAGGGACTGTGCTTGCCAATATTCATACGCAGGCTACACAGCATCTCTCCATAGTAGGCATGGTCGAGGGTGTATTGTCAGGCGTTTCGTATGCGCTGTTTTTATATATTAATGGGAGCTTGAAGGCGCAAATATCGCCATTTTTGCGTGCTGCAATGATTACGACAGTATCTTCCATTGCCGTTTCATGTATCTATGTGCCAAGTGTAGAGGTGTTTGTAGCTGCACGGCAGGGGATGTGGGTCTATGGAATGCTCATCGGTTTACTGAGTCAGGCGATTCCGACCTCGCTATTTGCGATTGGTATACCACGCGTGGGAGGATCTGCTGCAGCGATCTTATCTAGTTCAGAGTTGCCTGTAGCGGTCATACTCTCTGCGCTGATCTTACATGAACAGGTCGATGTGATCGCATGGTTAGGTGTCTTACTGATTATTATTGGTATTGTTGTGGGACAACGGCAACAGAGATATGGGATGAAATGGTCTGAGTAGAACGTCACATACCAGGTTAACGGAATGCTAGAAAGAGCATACTATTCGCGATCGTAGCTGATCGAAAGCAATGACGCGAGGAGGATGTGGCGTGGACAATAAAACGAGTTCCAAAGCAGATGAAAAAAGTGCAACGCGACTTTCGCCCTTAGCTTCAAAGAGTCAGTCGCGCGGAGAAAGTATAAAAGAAATGCAAGAGGAAGAGACGATGCAAAGTCGATCTGGACAGTAGGAAATTCTTACAAAGGACCGTATCTAGCTCTGATGTCATCAGGTAGATACGGTCCTTTGTTGTCTAATGGATACTAGCTACATTCTGTAACGAGTTGACTAAAGACAAGCTGATATGTATTGTAAAGATATATGTAAAGGATAGGAAGGTGTTAGCTTTTTGTTTAGCATACATGTGATATTGGGATTAGCGATTATTATTATTTCTGCACTTTTGTTACTGTGGAATGCTCTTCGGTTTGGCAATGGATGGAAACGTCCCGGTTTTGGACGCATTTTAATTGGATTGCTTGATCTACAGATAGTCATTGGGTTAATCGTGTTTATCGAACATCCCATTTGGGGGTGGTTTTTGTTACATCCCATCATGATGATTATTGTGGTAGGGCTCGCCCATGTGCTTGTATCGGAGAAACGCAAACCACAGACGCAGTTGATTGGATATTTATTGACTACTGTGTTGCTCATGGTAGGCGTATATTTTGCGATTAAGTTTGGTTGATCAACGAGTAGTCGATACATTGGCTATGAGGTAGATATCCACAAACATGATAGGACAGTTGGAATTAAACTGGAGGAATTTCTTCCGGTTTATTTTTATAAGTTTTATTGAAACTTTATGCACATAGATGTATAATGATTCAGGAGAGGGGTGACAGTATGCGAATGGCGCTACTGGGCGCTACCGGTTACGGGGGCATTGAAACGTTGCGAATTTTACAAGGCCGTACTGACGTAGAACAACTAATTGTTGGGTCGGATCGATACGCAGCACAAGCGATCGAGCAGGTTTTACCGCAATTTAGGGGATCTTCGATTGGCCAAGTACAGTTTACGAAGATGGCAACACTTGATGACTTTCCTATGGTGGATGTGGCCTTGTTAGCCATGCCGCATGGTGAAGCTCCAAAATATGTAGATCGATTGCTCGATCGTGGGATTCGCGTAATTGATTTTAGCGGCGATTATAGACTTCCTTATGACACTTATGAGTTGTGGTATCAAGCACCTGAAAGAGCACACTATGTACCTGGAGTATACGGATTACCTGAATTGTATCGCGATCACATCCGTAACGCCGAATTGATCGCAAACCCCGGGTGCTATGCAACTGCAGCTGAGCTCGCATGCATTCCGCTTATGGAGCAGCAAGTGATCGATCCTTCGCGAATGATCATCGATGCGAAGTCAGGAGTATCTGGAGCAGGAAGAAGCCCCAAGCTCGATTCTCATTTCGTGGAAGTTGATGGTAGTTTTCGTGCTTATAAAGTAGGGCAACATCAACATACGCCTGAGATTGAACGAATTTTACAAGATGCGATGGTGCGGGGCTCGACTAATCTAGAAAACGCCTTGGCAACACATGATCACAGTTCTGTGAGAGTGCTACTCACGACGCAGTTGTTGCCCATTAAACGAGGAATATACCTGACGGCATACGCACAATTGACAGGCACGATGACAACAGAAGAAGTAACGCATATGTACAAAAAGAGATATGAAACGGAACCTTTTATAAAGGTTTTGCAACCTGGCTACATGCCAGAGATCAGGCATGTAGTAGGCACGAATGAATGTCACATTGGCATTCATGTAGATGATCGAACACAAACCGTCATGATTGTAGCTACAATTGATAATCTCGTGAAAGGCGCTGCAGGTCAGGCGTTACAAAATGCGAATCTGATGCTTGGCATTAAAGAAACGACTGGCCTAGAGCAGACTGCATGGTGTTGAGGGGTGAACTTGTGCAAACCATTGTGTTGAAGTATGGGGGTAGCATGAAGGAAGATTCGACGTTGCTTTTAGAAGAAGTAGCGTATTACGCACAGCGTGGTGTGCGCTTTGTGATCGTTCATGGTGGCGGCCCCGAAGTGACACACTGGTTAGCACGTCTGGGTCACGAAACGGAATTTGTGCAAGGACAGCGCGTGACTGATGAATTTTCACTTCAAGTAGTAGAGATGGTGCTCGCAGGTCGTGTAGGCAAACGCATAGTGAGACAACTACAACAGTTTGGCATAGAGGCTATTAGCATAAGCGGAGAAGACGGGCCAATCATCGCAGCTACGTTGTATGAAGAGGGATTGCTTGGGTATGTTGGGCAAGTAGAAACGGTGAACACATCGCTATTAGAAGTGCTACTCGCTGCAAAGATTGTTCCAGTTCTCGCTCCACTTGGGCTAGATGCGGCAGGTCAGTTGTATAACATTAACGCTGATTTTGTGGCGGCAAGTCTTGCAGGGGCGCTGCGTGCAAATGCTTTTATATTAGCCACAGATGTATCCGGTGTGCGCGAACACGCACAATCTGCGCATACGCTGGATCGCCTTACGGCGGATGAAGCACTCGCTATGGTGCATGATGGGCGTGCAGTAGGCGGTATGATTCCGAAGTTGCAAGCAGCAGTCGGTGCGATTGCGCAAGGTGCAAAGGCGGCGTACGTGTTAGATGGTCAAAAAGCTGACACGCTACAACGTGTTTTAGAAGATCGTGCTGTTGGCACGCGCATTATGCCAAGTGAAATGGTGAGAGGAGGAACGGATCATGCCTGAATTACAAAAGATGGCTTCTTATACGCCACCATCCAATTATACACAGATACGAGAGATGGATCGTGAGCATGTGATGAGCACGTATGCTCGACAGCCGCTTGAAATTGTGCGCGGTGAAGGGGTCTATGTTTTTGACGGAGAAGAGCGAGCATATCTGGATTTTACAAGTGGGATTGCTGTGTGTGGACTTGGACATTGTCATCCAGCACTCGTTGCAGCCGCAACTGACCAATTGAACCAATTGTGGCACATCTCCAATATCTATTTAACTGCTCCACAGGCGGAATTGGCGGAGCGGTTGACGAGTATCAGCGGTATGGATCGGGTGTTTTTTTCGAATTCTGGTGCTGAGGCCAATGAGGCCGCGATTAAACTTGCCAGACGTTATGCGAAACATAAGTTTGGAGCGCATAAAGGTGATATTTTAACGTTTGCACATTCATTTCACGGGCGCACGATCGCAACGGTCACTGCGACTGCACAACCAAAATATCAAGAGGGAATTGGACCACTACCTGGTGGGTTTCGCTATATAGAAGAAGCGACGATGAAGTCAGTAAAGGCTGCAGTGACAGAGAAAACAGCGGCAATCATGATCGAACCCATTCAAGGAGAAGGCGGCGTTCGACCGTTTTCCAGCGAGTTTTTACACGAGTTACGAGAGTATTGCACAGAGATGGGATTTTTGCTGATCTTTGATGAAGTGCAAACGGGTGCCGGGCGTACAGGTGCGTGGCTTGCATGGCAGCGGATGTCTGTGAAACCGGATATTGTGACTATGGCAAAGTCGCTTGCAGGTGGCTTGCCGATGGGGGCGACGCTTGCCACGGAGGATGTTGCAAAGGCGTTTACGCCAGGCACTCATGGCTCTACATTTGGTGGCAATCCTGTAGCTGCACGAGCTGCGCTTGCTCTCATTGACATCGTGACGGCACCAGGTTTTTTTGATCAAGTGCGCCGTCGAGAGCAACAGTTATACGGTGAACTTGTGAAATTAGCTGCTCTGCGCAGTGATATCGTCGATGTACGCGGGCTTGGACTGATGTGGGGCATCCAATTAAAAACGGCGCGAGCAAGTGAAGTGGTGGATCGTGCGCGGGATCTTGGCTTGCTGTTGTTGACAGCTGGTGCCGATACCGTGCGGTTGTTGCCACCCCTGATTGTAACTGGGAAAGAAATAGAGAGTGCGGTTGCGATAGTCAACAAAGCATTAGGATAAGGGGGACTTGAACATGGGGATGGTAGCTGCTCGTGAAAGTGGTTTGAAGGGCACTCATTTTCTTGATTTTGGTGGGTGGACTGCACATGAAATGCACACAGTGCTGGCGCTTGCCAATGAGCTGAAGCAACAACGTGCGAGACATGAGGCGACTCCCTATTTGCAGGGGAAGACGCTTGGCATGTTATTTGATAAGGCGTCAACGCGCACGCGTGTGTCGTTTGAAGTAGGAATGTACGAATTAGGTGGTCATGCGCTCTTTCTCTCTGATCAAGCAACACAAGTAGGCCGTGGCGAGTCACTTGCTGATACAGCTCGTGTATTGTCGCGCTATGTGCATGGGCTTATGGTGCGTACACATGCGCACGCACGCGTGGAGCAATTGGCGCGTTATGCCACGGTGCCTGTGATCAATGGACTGACAGATGATCATCATCCTGTGCAAGTATTGGCAGACTTTATGACGATTCTTGAGCATAAAGGGCGATTGCGCGGACTGACATTGGGTTATGTTGGGGATGGCAACAATATGGCTCACTCACTGTTGCAGGCAGCTTCGATCGTAGGTATGGATATTCGTATTGCAGTTCCTAAAGGGTATGAGCCACGGGTAGATATTGTAGATCAAGCGCGGCGCAGAGCGATGGCTTTACATTCACAAGTCATCTTGACAGAAGATCCTAGTACAGCTGTTGAAGGTGCTGATATTGTATATACAGATGTCTGGGCGAGTATGGGGCAAGAAGAAGAGTCGGATAAACGGATCGTTGATTTTAAAGGGTTTGAGGTCAATGCAAAAATGCTCAAACGCGCACAGTCTGATGCTATCTTTATGCACTGTTTACCTGCACATCGCGGTGAAGAGGTTTCGGAAGAAGTATTAGAAGGTGCGCAGTCCGTGGTATTTGACCAAGCGGAAAATCGGTTGCATGCACAAAAAGCGTTGCTTGTAGCGCTGATGGGTGATCATCAATAAGGGGTGGAGAACATGGGGAAACAAAAATTAGTATTAGCTTATTCAGGTGGACTCGATACGTCAGTCGCGATTAAATGGTTGAGTGAAAAATCAGGATATGACGTGATTGCGTTATCGGCTGATGTGGGTGAAGGAAAAGATCTGGCTTTTGTCAAAGATAAGGCACTCTCCATTGGTGCGGTCGAGTCTTATATGATAGATGCACGGGAGCAATTTGCGGAAGAATTTATTTTGCCAAGTTTATATGCGAATGCCTTGTATGAAGGAGTATATCCGTTGTCGGCGGCGCTTTCACGACCGCTGATTTCTAAG contains:
- the argB gene encoding acetylglutamate kinase — translated: MQTIVLKYGGSMKEDSTLLLEEVAYYAQRGVRFVIVHGGGPEVTHWLARLGHETEFVQGQRVTDEFSLQVVEMVLAGRVGKRIVRQLQQFGIEAISISGEDGPIIAATLYEEGLLGYVGQVETVNTSLLEVLLAAKIVPVLAPLGLDAAGQLYNINADFVAASLAGALRANAFILATDVSGVREHAQSAHTLDRLTADEALAMVHDGRAVGGMIPKLQAAVGAIAQGAKAAYVLDGQKADTLQRVLEDRAVGTRIMPSEMVRGGTDHA
- the purD gene encoding phosphoribosylamine--glycine ligase; translated protein: MKVLVIGSGAREHAIVRKLVLDARKDSSAREVFVYAAPGNPGIGMYATCVQIEVTDIERLLAFAIEQKIDLTVVGPEAPLALGIVDRFLAAGLRVFGPTKEAAKLESSKAFARELAERAGIPSPHFKTFSDPGAACNYVESLTGPIVVKADGLAAGKGVVIANTSDEAQKVILTLMEEHAFEGAGDTVVIEQFLVGREVSVMAFVDDSGYALMPLIEDHKQLYAEDRGPNTGGMGTYGPVDFVGEDALQKIRAQVFDRVLMQCRKEGIIFRGVLFAGLMMVDGEPNLIEFNVRFGDPETQVALELLETELLSIFEAVSDDRMNQTPIHFAADSAICVVLTSAGYPESPRKGDVITGIDASQDSEFVYTLHAGTRFSERSSDLVTHGGRVLCVVARGESLALARHRAYERIATISFMGKHYRDDIGLRE
- the argC gene encoding N-acetyl-gamma-glutamyl-phosphate reductase, with the protein product MRMALLGATGYGGIETLRILQGRTDVEQLIVGSDRYAAQAIEQVLPQFRGSSIGQVQFTKMATLDDFPMVDVALLAMPHGEAPKYVDRLLDRGIRVIDFSGDYRLPYDTYELWYQAPERAHYVPGVYGLPELYRDHIRNAELIANPGCYATAAELACIPLMEQQVIDPSRMIIDAKSGVSGAGRSPKLDSHFVEVDGSFRAYKVGQHQHTPEIERILQDAMVRGSTNLENALATHDHSSVRVLLTTQLLPIKRGIYLTAYAQLTGTMTTEEVTHMYKKRYETEPFIKVLQPGYMPEIRHVVGTNECHIGIHVDDRTQTVMIVATIDNLVKGAAGQALQNANLMLGIKETTGLEQTAWC
- a CDS encoding EamA family transporter, encoding MMNQGHTSNRLFALAVLIGGASYGCVSPVVKIAYHHGFSASDVTAGQFYYAMIILWVISLIAAKGKLSFRGISPMDIWRMIALGLLGTGTAIFYYRALTVLPAWLAIILLFQFSWITFVIDYLVRRKIPTHWQWYGIVLIVLGTVLANIHTQATQHLSIVGMVEGVLSGVSYALFLYINGSLKAQISPFLRAAMITTVSSIAVSCIYVPSVEVFVAARQGMWVYGMLIGLLSQAIPTSLFAIGIPRVGGSAAAILSSSELPVAVILSALILHEQVDVIAWLGVLLIIIGIVVGQRQQRYGMKWSE
- the purH gene encoding bifunctional phosphoribosylaminoimidazolecarboxamide formyltransferase/IMP cyclohydrolase — translated: MARALISVSDKTGIVQLAQTLEAAGVEIVSTGGTFRTLSQAGIAVQEVSQITGFPEMMDGRVKTLHPLIHGGLLALRDNEEHMQAAKEHHIEMIDYVIVNLYPFSATIARADATLEEAIENIDIGGPSMLRAAAKNHAYVIVLVDPSDYGWVGERLAAGEGFTQDEHFALAAKVFRHTAAYDALIAEYLTRQAGEVFPESISLTYTKAQTLRYGENPHQQAAFYTSTQKVYPSLQTAVQKQGKELSYNNIQDANAALSLLLEFNEPTVVAVKHMNPCGVGTGRDAHEAFVRAYEADPISIFGGIVACNRIIDADVAKPLTELFLEIVMAPGFTEDALAILAKKKNVRVLELGEFVEDRTSSAEHTLRDVRGGLLVQESDVRALTPADITVVTHRAPTEEELSELLFAWKIVKHVKSNAIVLTKDHQTVGVGAGQMNRVGAANIAIAQAGDQAAGCALASDAFFPMPDTLEAAAKAGIRAVIQPGGSIKDQLSIDVANEYGIAMVFTGVRHFRH